TTTGTTTTAAACCGCAAAACTCATAGGTGACCGGTAGAGGAGTTTACCATACAAAAAATACGTTGATTTCCGACAAATActttcaaactcatggtagaggtactatTGACGTTACAATTGCGATTGATATTACTAACTAAGTACTCGAGTCTTACTTTTACcaactatacataatatacatatacattttcCTCAAGGATCGCTTTATCCATAAACGAAAATCGCATAAAATtcttttagtaattttatagtTAGTCACAAACTTACgaacttttttaaaaacgtttataatgtaaatatcttCTACTTGCAGGTAATGAACAGCGACAAGCCCGTGATAGTGAACTTCCACGCGGACTGGTGCGAGCCCTGCAAGATCCTGACGCCGAAGCTGAAGGAGCTGATCGAGCCGCTGAACAACCTCGACCTGGCTGTCGTTGATGTAGAGGATAACGCTGACCTGGTGCACACGTTCGAGGTAAGgatgttgattttatttattatatcgtcacgacctttatccccgaaggggcaggcagaggtgcacattacggcacgtaaggatgttgagtttttgtttttttgaatattttattgggtGTTGgtgcatttaaaattatataatttcacatacacagtCCACACGGATGTAATATAGGGAATAATCTGTGTTATTTCAAACTATAGATGTCAAACAACACACCAATCTACTTCTGTTAATAGACTTTAAAACTTTTTAGCTTAacaatagagttgaaaatctattaaaacattttgatatgGTTGAGTAAGTTGACCGGCGCTTATCTCTATCATTATAACCTTAAGTAACTCTTAAAATTGCAGGTGAAAGCAGTTCCCGCAGTAATAGCAATAAAGAACGGCATCATAGTGGACAAATTCATCGGACTAGTGGACGCGGACATGATCACTGGACTCATAGACAGAATGGCCGGTAAGAAAAAGGAGAGCGCGTAGACACCACAGATTATATCTACCGgtaacatcgggtttctttTTGACCCTAGGAGGTAACTTTGGTCCAAATTCtacaaccaataggaatccagaataaaacgtatattagtttttcattggtctaaaagtttgggtcaaagttaccctctagggtcaaagaaacccgatgttacGGTACAGAGATGTCAGCCTGTGATGCTCAAAGAAGGATTGTTAGCTTTATAGACTCCTTGGTGTGTAAGGGGCGGGTATGGATATTATAGAAGGTTTTTTAAAAGTCTAAATAGACTATCTTTGCAGTGCCATATACTGCAACTtgctttatacattttaaagatAATGTTAAATGAATTAATGGTTAGAGTATCGGGTATGGGATGTTAAAAACTGActgaaatctatattttttttgtcagtgAGACCAGACTGACTATTTTATCTTTGACTCTTACATCATAATATTAAGTGCAAGTTTAATTTAGTTGTTTTCTAATTAAAGCTTTATTGTACAAGTAAATTGTTTTGGAGTGttgacaataaattaattgtaataattttgggAAGGgaagcatatttttataaacacacGCTGACGTctcaatttgtaaataatataaagcaattattttacgttttgtAGCAAAGATCAAttagacaatattttattattatttctttatgattttgttctgttttaactgtacagtcagCATCAAAAGTTTGAAGTGAAAAACTTGCCAAAATTTGTgacaattgtataaaaaaattaagatttacatgaaacaatgaatttatttttgtaaataggctacaaaagagcacgtttacacgtcaaaattatatatattatatactagatgaggtattatattatgtattctaAAGTACatagtagatatttataatacaataattattataagacaaTAAATTCTCGAAGCTGTGATACTTATATCGAAAATGATCATTTAAATGCTTATGATGCTGACTGTATCAGTTGTTCTAGTAGTCTGAATCTGAatgattttagttttgtttgttatctatgatattaaatagaaataatcaACAATATGTTACGAAAACTCAGTTTAGCTCGATTTGAAATGagtatttttacaaaatgttgctTTAGCTCTATACAGCtgttttagtcactaagagtctgacactccctctcgcctcgcccaaagcgggagaaatcattggatgattttatagCTGTCGAGAGActtaagtataatttttattgggaaaatgttgatattttaaaaacaaattcattaaaTCAAACATGAACacaattctatttttgtttctattttgagATACTTTTCAGCTATTTCCTTACTCATGAAATGAATGGAGTTTTCATAACATATTGTCTTCTATTTACGAGTACACTCGTAAGCTCAATTGCTGTTGcagctttatttttatacacatagAACCTAATTTTGCACATcacactattttttttaatgtagctgattgtgtttatttttctgtttataAGTAGTCACAGCTAAACAAGAAGCTATGCATGGCCATTATAAATTGACCGTTAAATGTGTAGAAAGATGCATACATAGTGAGACAATGATTATATGGTTTTATATAGCTATGAGCTAAAGctttaacttaaaatcacggtttaatcacgtagacgcggcgacgtcgcgtagcCTACCACAGTAGGCTGCTTCTCATCAtaaagagtccctttgtgactcgaaacttgtagaacttttctgtatatttatacgtacgtaaaccgtgatttttagtgaatttagtatgtctcacggtaattattataaaaatatagctaaaGCTTTAGTGATACTGATGATATTTTGAAAAGTTATCGTGAAATCGAGAATTGAATTTGTCTTTTACAGAATGAAAGGATTCGACAGcagcatattattataaaatatttgttatctattattatactcctgtatattaattatgttaattgtgACAGCTTTTAGAGGTATTCCACGATTTATTTTGTGCCTacactaatatttttctattggtaCACTTTGGaaccaattaattattacaagttTTATAAATTCAGATCTATAATCAGCATGCTAAAGTCGATATTTCTTTACCGCACTTCAAGCTTATGAATGGAAGAcctcttatattattatacattatattatgctGATATTTCACGTGTATAAAACTCCACTGTacccattttttcaatatttagaaGAATATTTGAGGTGGTTTACACCTTGCCTTAGGTTATAGATATATGAAATATTTCTTATCTTTACAATGTAACATGTTATTGTTCCTATGTTAGTTAATtctattgttatgtttattcAATGTTTACTAAGGTTGGACCACACTATTTTCAAGACTGACTAATCTTTGTTGTGATGGAAAATGTatcagtaaatataaaatattgtggcgcAACCTTTACTCGTatgaaaaatctttgaaaattgtattaaaataagagTTATATGTTTAATCGGTTTGCATATTCGTTTGTCTACAATTATAGGCCTAGTCTGTCTGATTTTtaagtgtaaaaaatatattttttctatgaattgttttttttatttatgcactCTTTCTCTTTCTAGCACACTGTCTGTCCTTTTCTTTTTGGTGTGTAGTTTGTGCACGGCTGTGTTTTAGATGTTTAATGCTCTGTGCAACTGAACATATCTTGGCTTCGCTGTCTAAGCCTGCCTTATCTCTTATTTCTAATATAACCTGTATCTAATATCTCAGCActgacatttataaatattcttacacaCTCAATATTCAGACATTTTTACTTTTAGGTACAATTTTACACAcactgtaataaatataaaataacctaTATTTCAATATACATTTATGCtacaattatatgtattttacaaaGTATCTGAGGGCatggtagtgcccccgccaagtcgagcaataAAGCGGCACGCACTATCCTTTTCTCGAAGATTTTTATTCTAGATATATATATTGTAAAGCTATTTGAAATggcagaaaaatatttttaaacttcactTTTCACTTTAGtatgtacttttttatatacACATCTATTGAAATTAACAAAACGTGCGTCAGAAAATGAAGAATGTCTAAGAATCCCGTTCTATGGTTTCTTTCCCCGCACTCATCTAGGGAGGTCTGAGGTACACAACAACTTATGTTTTGACGCGCATTTTGTACTAAATATTTACACTAGTAACTAAAATCActgaatatttttctatatctatattttgtctAACTTCTATGTTAAGTgtagattaattaataaaccttaCACTTTTGTACTTCACATACTTGTATCACGTAGAGGACTATATTGATGCACTTTTCTACATTTTTGGCTGCAACTTCATGAAACTATCATAGTCATAGTATTAGTAGctatatttatctacaaaaagaCTATCTCTTGGCTGTAGGATTCTTATAGAATAAGTTATGATTATAGTAACTTGAatccataataataaattgaaattaaaaattagttaGAAGGAAGGGTGAAAAttagtatttctttttactttatcAAACATGTGGTTTGGAAAACGATTTATaaattaagaaagaaagaaagaacatttatttcacacacAAATGACAAATAGGTACAGTTTATGCAAAGATTTGATAATAATCATTATgttttgtatggattttatacgtattttccaagtctgcggtgaaatgggaccagttcagcatgtggAAGACAGGACCTGGCGCTGGTATTGGCGCGTGGCCCCTAAAAAAAGAACGTCCAAAGTCTAAAAAAACTATACCTGCATATATAATGGCACCATTAagttaagcgtccacagacccgcatcgctCGCATTCCGTATggcgtcatcagtacgcatcgcatgtaggcattgccgatgatgcggt
This genomic interval from Spodoptera frugiperda isolate SF20-4 chromosome 6, AGI-APGP_CSIRO_Sfru_2.0, whole genome shotgun sequence contains the following:
- the LOC118267727 gene encoding thioredoxin, mitochondrial isoform X3 yields the protein MLPFANMSNAICQSLRSPIKRLANLRRAYPISTSLVHNETILVKNNDEFVNKVMNSDKPVIVNFHADWCEPCKILTPKLKELIEPLNNLDLAVVDVEDNADLVHTFEVKAVPAVIAIKNGIIVDKFIGLVDADMITGLIDRMAE
- the LOC118267727 gene encoding thioredoxin, mitochondrial isoform X2; this translates as MSNAICQSLRSPIKRLANLRRAYPISTSLVHNETILVKNNDEFVNKVMNSDKPVIVNFHADWCEPCKILTPKLKELIEPLNNLDLAVVDVEDNADLVHTFEVKAVPAVIAIKNGIIVDKFIGLVDADMITGLIDRMAGKKKESA
- the LOC118267727 gene encoding thioredoxin, mitochondrial isoform X1, producing the protein MLPFANMSNAICQSLRSPIKRLANLRRAYPISTSLVHNETILVKNNDEFVNKVMNSDKPVIVNFHADWCEPCKILTPKLKELIEPLNNLDLAVVDVEDNADLVHTFEVKAVPAVIAIKNGIIVDKFIGLVDADMITGLIDRMAGKKKESA